One part of the Rutidosis leptorrhynchoides isolate AG116_Rl617_1_P2 chromosome 1, CSIRO_AGI_Rlap_v1, whole genome shotgun sequence genome encodes these proteins:
- the LOC139895946 gene encoding probable aldo-keto reductase 5, with amino-acid sequence MTDNDIRKTIPRLQGENFDHNKLVFERISEMAQRKGCTLGQLALAWVLHQGDDVAPIPGTTKIHNLNQNLGALAVKLTIEEMAELNSLASFKGARMPEQILAYSYVDTPLLSSWKAE; translated from the exons ATGACAGATAATGACATCAGAAAG ACTATACCAAGGCTACAAGGAGAGAACTTTGACCACAACAAACTTGTATTTGAGAGAATTAGTGAAATGGCTCAAAGAAAGGGGTGCACCCTTGGCCAATTGGCACTGGCGTGGGTCTTGCACCAAGGTGATGATGTCGCTCCAATCCCTGGTACAACAAAGATACATAACCTGAACCAAAACCTCGGTGCTCTTGCGGTTAAACTCACTATTGAGGAAATGGCTGAGCTTAATTCCTTGGCTTCATTCAAGGGTGCTCGAATGCCCGAACAGATTTTGGCATATAGTTACGTCGATACTCCACTACTGTCGTCATGGAAAGCTGAGTAA